The genomic DNA ATACAATCTGAATTCACAATACTCACCCTTAACAGCTATCTTACACAACTCTCTTTTTGAACCCGCTATGACATTCTCCCTAGGtaaaacaatcatttatttaaGGTCCAAGATATGATAGAATCGTCTAAAGCAGCAGTTTTAACTTACGGACAAACGAAAGAGTTGAGTGCAGAACCCAATTTGCCCTGGTATATGTTTTTTCAGATCAGACATTTTACGTACCCATTCCTCAGGGCCCTTCAAATTAAACCAATGACAATTTGAATCAATGGCGTTACAAAGCCTACCTTAATGGGAGATTTTGAAATGAATGGTATTCTTAACGTATATATGTGCGCACCTATAGAATATGTGTTCTGTATTGGACTGCTTAACTGCCCCTGACTACTGAATTGCTGTACTAACTTAACTGtgattaaatgtaaatatatactttGCTTTTATCTTACAGCTTGGGGTAAAGCAACTGCGGCACTTCTGATCATTGGCTTCATCTTGCTGATCATTTGTTTCATTCTATCCTTTGTTGCTCTATGTGTGCCAAATATGGGTTTGATGAGAATAATTGGAGCCGTTCTCATTTTAGCAGGTAAGATGAGTCAttggaattttaattttatttcagttgTTCCCACAGAAAGGtgggttttttggttttttttaatagatatcTGTGTGGTAGCTTGAGttgcttagttttttttttatatagtatagtAGTTCTCAGTGAAATTGTGTATGATCCTTTACATTACTTCTGTGtccatacaataaaaaaatgttcgaAATAAAGTTCTTGtttcaaaatacttttttgatTTTCATACAACATACTCTTCCACATCAGCCTATGAGCTCCTGTGCTTATGTTAGCCAACATTCACTTACTGGATATCACTGTCATTGGCAATGCCAATTTCTCTGACATTTCATGATTCATGAAATCTACTCTATAGGAAAAGAATCATTTAGGTTGAAAACAGACGCCCTTCCATTGTGTTCAACATTTTTGTCTAGTTGAAGCCTGCTGAAATGCTAGTTGTTCGACTATTATattatttaccagcacccaggcagacaATGTATTTTTGTGTCTGGGAGAGCGTCTGTTGGGATTTCTATCTGACGCGAAAGGCAACACCCTGGCATGAAGTTATGTTTTACTGGAGTGCACCACAACCCCTCCATACATTCACTATACATACCAAATCCTATAATATTATGATTGTCCAGGAAATCATCCActcccctcttaaaggcattcaaataaaagttctgttcctctattctaaaggggtggcctctggtgcctTGATCCTTTTATGGGAAAATAGATCCTCTGCTATCCGTCTATAATACCctgtaatatatttgtaaagaataatcatgtccccttgcaagcatcttttttttttccacagaaaaaacaaccccaaccttgatagtctaccctcataatttaaaccTTCCATCCCCCTATACAGTTTAGCTTCATGTTTCTGCACTCTCATTGATGCTGATTTATGCCCtaaaggactggagcccaaaactgcactgcacactcaaggtgaggccttaccaggggccTATAAAGAGCCCCATTTTTATAGATACCACCCCTCAgtcaatgtaattgctattgtttTTTCCTGGGCCAGTGTTCCTTTTATCACCATCACCTTTACCCAGGCTACTTAGTGCAGACTTAGATTCACACATTCACAATAGTGTGAATTTCAAAAGTTTTATTCTACTGTTTATGCATAAGTCTGACTGAGACTGGCACCTGATAAAGGTAAGTAAATAAGCAAGATAGTGAtgcaatgctgtatttttttttcccgaTGCCACTTTCCTTAAAGGGTCAGTGCCCAGGGGGAAAACAGTTATCCCCTGGTGAATGGAGCTTTCCTTTAGGTAAATAATGTGTATTAGCCATCACTAGCTTACATTATAAAGTGTTGTATGTTGTAGAGtgaatattttggaaaaaatccATTGCCTTTTTCCTAACATGTTTTCCTCATTCAGTTATTTTGCAGGTGATTGCACTGATTATTTATCCAGTGAGTTTTACCAACCAATTGGCTAATGGTAATGAGAGTTATCTGTACAGCTGGACATATGGCTTCGGTTGGGGTAGCACAATTATCATGTTTGGCTGTGCCATATTCTTCTGCTGTCTCCCCAACTATGAAGATGAACTCCTGGGGAACGTCAAGACAAAATACTTCTATACTTCTGCGTAAACAGATATTTTATTGGTCTAGGCTAGCATAAAGAGACTATTAACCTTTTTTCACATATAATAGTATGAACGTTTTGCTTAAGATCTATTCCACTGGTGGCTTAGTTTGCCTTTTTTATGGcttgtttttgtttaaagtggttgttcacctttaaaataacttttagtgtgatgtagcgagcaatattctgagacaatttgcaattggttttcatgttttattatgtgttgtgttattcagcagctctccagtttgcaatttcaacaatctggttaaTAAATTATCCTAATatgcatgcattgttttgaatctGAACAGGAGAGTGCctgaaaaggcaaatcattcaaaaactataaaaaaaagagaaaacaatgtCCAatggaaaagtttcttagaattagcaattctataacatactaaaagataacttaaaggtataCCACACCTACATTCTTACTGCAACCAAACTTCCacatgatgcttttttttttatcatggatGTATTTTAAGATTAATTCACTGAAAACAGTTGTCggtagactttttttaattagcaacttttcttttcttactaTTTCACCAGGTTAACTGGTAAAAGAATTAACATTTAATCATGTTGTGCCACAATTCATAAATGTAAAAGTAAGTTGATATTTGTGTGCTGTGCAGGCATTAAAAACAGAAATCTATAAAATTGGGCTGTTCCATTTGTTTAGTAGCCTactacaaattagaatttttcaactAATGTGCCTTTTTCCTCTTGTCTTAAGAGAACTGTGGCATGCACTGATGTTGACTAAACCAACATGAAAGTATGTAGATGGCAGGACAATAATTTCTTTGTTTTTAGTAGCCTGAAACCATGCTGTTGCATGTCTAAAACATTTaaagataatgggtcccatatctgtatttggaTTTGAATGATATCAAAGACTAAAATGCATTATAAGGTAGCGTTAAACACATTTTGTATGtctgataaatatttttaatgtgcAAGAAGAATTGTAATGTGTAGATAcaatttaaaagcaataaaatacattCTTTCTGTCTAAGACTTCGTTCTGCTGATTTGAATATATAAC from Xenopus laevis strain J_2021 chromosome 5S, Xenopus_laevis_v10.1, whole genome shotgun sequence includes the following:
- the perp.S gene encoding PERP, TP53 apoptosis effector S homeolog — protein: MFKCGIAYPRCKWILPLLMLFAIIFDIIALSGRGWVETESGREYASLWEKCSGNGGSCLSIMDFAWGKATAALLIIGFILLIICFILSFVALCVPNMGLMRIIGAVLILAVILQVIALIIYPVSFTNQLANGNESYLYSWTYGFGWGSTIIMFGCAIFFCCLPNYEDELLGNVKTKYFYTSA